The Rissa tridactyla isolate bRisTri1 chromosome 16, bRisTri1.patW.cur.20221130, whole genome shotgun sequence genome includes a window with the following:
- the EXOSC10 gene encoding exosome component 10, whose product MAAAAGGGSGSAAAESPAGQEGRGEAAAPPAEAERGSAAAVLPGFGDADAFVKYALGTVVAATKASNGLPQPGDEYDFYRSFPGFRAYCETQGDHLLHCMSKVMQYHGCRSYVKDRSKVTELEDKFDMLVDSNDIILERVGILLDEAAGVKKNQQPVLPAGLQPPQTIISSWNRKVGESHKRTQSETFRLLHAKNISRPQLKFREKIDNSNTPFVPKLFIKPNALKPLPEALTKSGRERKERPEDLDVPAALADFIHQQRTQQTEQDMFAHPYQYELEHFSPPDGVLKKPEPQMYRPIKETPCHFITTLDELVDLNEKLMNCKEFALDLEHHSYRSFLGLTCLMQISTRTEDFIIDTLELRSDMNILNETFTDPAIVKVLHGADSDVEWLQKDFGLYLVNMFDTHQAARLLNLGRHSLDHLLKLYCNVDADKQYQLADWRIRPLPEEMIRYARDDTHYLLYIYDKVREALWEKGNEQPTQLQVVWQRSKDICLKKYIKPLFSDESYLELYRRQKKHLNTQQLAAFRLLFAWRDKMARQEDESTGYVLPNHMLLKIAEELPKEPQGIIACCNPIPPLVRQQINELHLLIQQAREMPLLKSEIAVAVKKRAPLSNPEKLENTFFGPHDSSRIPMDFQNNSVLEPAPVLEHGCLFSDSERTMNIQDVQPESSCLVATATVSIFSECDEDEGNEKTLTTAQQKAQRIMESFENPFRMYLPSEQNPAYVSQSAKFDPSSKIYEISNRWKLMSQTQPQKESKDETKKKAAQQSAARDQAQKVYKEATENIVSVRQQAMQEQANKKRERVMSETGTELPKQEKKRPKASQQPEELEAPKQFTPFDYSKSNFKVFAGSSKSKQSPQFDPTKQAYAGKKFAGANKLQQSGNRSMSYLAGKAERGSRHHWPKR is encoded by the exons atggcggccgccgccggcggggggagcggcaGCGCGGCAGCGGAGAGCCCCGCCGGGCAGGAGGGGCGAGGCGAGGCGGCAGCACCCCCGGCGGAGGCGGAgaggggcagcgcggcggcggtgCTGCCTGGCTTCGGCGACGCCGACGCCTTCGTCAAG TATGCTCTTGGCACAGTGGTAGCTGCAACAAAGGCATCTAATGGGCTTCCTCAGCCTGGCGATGAGTATGACTTCTACCGAAGCTTCCCTGGCTTCCGCGCGTACTGTGAAACACAGGGTGACCATCTCCTTCACTG CATGAGCAAAGTGATGCAATACCATGGCTGCCGTAGCTATGTGAAAGATCGCAGCAAAGTGACAGAGTTGGAAGATAAATTTGATATGCTGGTTGACTCCAATGACATCATTCTTGAAAGAGTG GGTATTTTACTGGATGAAGCAGCgggagtgaaaaaaaaccagcaaccgGTCCTCCCTGCTGGGTTACAGCCCCCACAGACGATCATTTCCAGCTGGAACCGCAAG GTGGGAGAATCTCACAAAAGAACTCAATCTGAAACCTTCCGACTGCTTCATGCTAAGAATATCTCTCGACCACAGCTTAAGTTTCGGGAAAAGATTGACAATTCCAACACTCCCTTTGTACCTAAACTTTTTATCAAACCCAATGCTTTGAAACCTTTGCCTGAAG CCCTCACAAAAAGTGGACGGGAACGAAAGGAGCGGCCTGAAGACTTGGATGTACCAGCTGCTTTGGCAGACTTCATACACCAGCAGAGGACACAGCAAACTGAGCAAGACAT GTTTGCTCACCCTTACCAGTATGAACTGGAGCATTTTTCTCCACCAGATGGAGTCCTCAAGAAACCAGAACCCCAG ATGTACAGGCCCATCAAGGAAACACCCTGTCATTTTATCACCACACTGGATGAGCTGGTAGATCTAAATGAAAAGCTTATGAACTGTAAAGAATTTGCACTGGACTTAGAG CACCATTCCTACAGGAGCTTCCTGGGCTTGACGTGTCTGATGCAGATTTCCACCCGAACAGAAGACTTCATTATTGATACACTGGAATTGCGCAGCGACATGAACATTCTCAACGAGACCTTCACAGACCCTGCAATTGTGAAG GTCCTTCATGGTGCCGATTCAGATGTGGAATGGCTGCAAAAAGACTTTGGTCTGTACTTGGTGAACATGTTTGATACTCACCAAGCTGCTCGTCTCCTCAATCTTGGCAGGCATTCTTTGGACCACTTGCTAAAGCTGTATTGCAATGTAGATGCTGACAAGCAGTACCAGCTGGCTGACTGGAGGATACG CCCTTTGCCAGAAGAAATGATTCGGTATGCCCGTGATGACACTCATTACTTGCTCTACATCTATGATAAAGTGAGGGAGGCGCTGTGGGAGAAAGGGAATGAGCAGCCCACTCAGCTGCAGGTTGTGTGGCAACGCAGCAAGGACATCTGCCTCAAG AAATACATCAAACCCCTCTTTTCAGATGAATCCTACCTTGAGCTCTACAGGAGGCAGAAAAAACATCTCAACACGCAGCAGCTGGCAGCATTTAGGTTGCTGTTTGCATGGAGAGACAAGATGGCGCGTCAAGAGGATGAGAGTACAGG ATACGTGCTACCAAATCATATGCTATTGAAGATAGCAGAGGAGCTTCCCAA AGAACCCCAGGGCATCATTGCTTGCTGTAATCCAATCCCACCACTAGTTCGCCAGCAGATTAATGAATTGCATCTTCTCATTCAGCAGGCCCGGGAGATGCCTCTTCTCAAG TCAGAGATTGCTGTGGCAGTCAAGAAGAGAGCACCTCTATCCAACCCTGAG AAGCTGGAGAATACCTTCTTTGGACCACATGACAGTTCCCGGATTCCTATGGATTTTCAGAACAACTCTGTCTTGG agCCTGCACCAGTTTTGGAACATGGCTGTCTCTTTTCAGACAGTGAGAGGACAATGAATATTCAGGATGTTCAGCCAGAGTCATCATGTCTTGTTGCTACTGCCACTGTCAGCATATTCAGT gaatgtgaTGAAGATGAAGGAAATGAGAAGACTTTAACCACTGCACAGCAGAAAGCTCAGCGTATAATGGAGTCCTTTGAAAATCCGTTTAGAATG tACCTGCCTTCAGAACAGAACCCTGCCTATGTCTCTCAATCTGCGAAGTTTGACCCGTCATCAAAAATTTATGAA atcAGCAATCGATGGAAGTTGATGAGTCAGACACAACCACAGAAGGAGTCCAaggatgaaacaaaaaagaaagcagcccAGCAGTCAG CTGCTCGTGACCAAGCACAGAAGGTGTACAAAGAGGCAACAGAAAATATTGTGTCTGTTCGTCAGCAAGCTATG CAGGAACAAGCTAATAAGAAAAGGGAGAGGGTCATGAGTGAAACAGGAACAGAGTTGccaaaacaagagaagaaacGGCCAAAAGCCTCCCAGCAACCAGAGGAGCTGGAAGCACCGAAGCAGTTTACCCCCTTTGATTACAGCAAGTCCAACTTCAAAGTGTTTGCGG GAAGCAGCAAATCGAAGCAGTCGCCACAATTCGATCCTACCAAGCAAGCTTATGCAGGCAAG aaaTTTGCTGGAGCTAACAAACTTCAACAGTCTGGAAACAGAAGCATGTCCTACCTGGCGGGGAAAGCGGAGAG GGGTTCCAGGCACCACTGGCCGAAGAGATAG